A stretch of Hoplias malabaricus isolate fHopMal1 chromosome 10, fHopMal1.hap1, whole genome shotgun sequence DNA encodes these proteins:
- the LOC136708574 gene encoding uncharacterized protein: MLLCRAINLFRHQVTFTTITFTTITFTTTTFTTTITFTTITFTTTTFTTTITFTTTTFTTTTFTTITFTTITFTTTTFTTTITFTINIFTTITFTTITFTTTTFTTTTFTTITFTTITFTTITFTTTTFTTTTFTTIIFTTITFTTITFTTITFTTTITFTTTTFTTITFTTTTFTTTTTFTTTITFTTTTFTTTITFTTTITFTINIFTTTTFTTITFTTTTFTTTTFTTIIFTTITFTTITFTTITFTTTTITTTTFTTTITITTITFTTTSFTIITFTTITFTTITFTTITFTTTTFTTTTD; the protein is encoded by the coding sequence atgctgctttgtaGAGCCATTAATCTCTTCAGACATCAGGTTACCTTCACCACCATTACCTTCACCACCATTACCTTCACCACCACTaccttcaccaccacaattaccTTCACCACCATTACCTTCACCACCACTAccttcaccaccaccatcaccttCACCACCACTACCTTCACCACCACTACCTTCACCACCATTACCTTCACCACCATTACCTTCACCACCACTACCTTCACCACCACCATTACCTTCACCATCAATATCTTCACCACCATTACCTTCACCACCATTACCTTCACCACCACTACCTTCACCACCACTACCTTCACCACCATTACCTTCACCACCATTACCTTCACCACCATTACCTTCACCACCACTACCTTCACCACCACTACCTTCACCACCATTATCTTCACCACCATTACCTTCACCACCATTACCTTCACCACCATTACCTTCACCACCACCATTACCTTCACCACCACTACCTTCACCACCATTACCTTCACCACCACTAccttcaccaccaccactaccttCACCACCACCATTACCTTCACCACCACTACCTTCACCACCACCATTACCTTCACCACCACCATTACCTTCACCATCAATATCTTCACCACCACTACCTTCACCACCATTACCTTCACCACCACTACCTTCACCACCACTACCTTCACCACCATTATCTTCACCACCATTACCTTCACCACCATTACCTTCACCACCATTACCTTCACCACCactaccatcaccaccactaccTTCACCACCACCATTACCATCACCACCATTACCTTCACCACCACTTCCTTCACCATCATTACCTTCACCACCATTACCTTCACCACCATTACCTTCACTACCATTACCTTCACCACCACTACCTTCACCACCACTACTGACTGA